The Streptomyces phaeolivaceus genome has a window encoding:
- a CDS encoding ATP-dependent 6-phosphofructokinase — translation MRIGVLTAGGDCPGLNAVIRSVVHRAVAQYGDEVIGFEDGYAGLLDGRYRSLDLESVSGILARGGTILGSSRLQRDRLREACENAQDMAHEFGIDVLIPIGGEGTLTAARMLSDAGLPVVGVPKTIDNDISSTDRTFGFDTAVGVATEAMDRLKTTAESHQRVMVVEVMGRHAGWIALESGMAAGAHGICLPERAFDPASLVKMVEERFARGKKFAVICVAEGAHPAEGSMDYGHGEIDQFGHERFQGIGAALAYELERRLGKEAKPVILGHIQRGGTPTAYDRVLATRFGWHAVEAAHRADYGRMTALRGTDVVMVPLAEAVTELKTVPKDRMDEAESVF, via the coding sequence ATGCGTATCGGAGTGCTCACCGCAGGCGGCGACTGTCCGGGTCTGAACGCAGTGATCCGGTCGGTCGTGCACCGAGCGGTCGCCCAGTACGGCGACGAGGTCATCGGCTTCGAGGACGGCTACGCCGGACTGCTCGACGGCCGCTACCGCAGCCTCGACCTGGAGTCGGTCAGCGGCATCCTGGCCCGCGGCGGCACCATCCTCGGCTCCTCCCGCCTCCAGCGCGACCGCCTCCGCGAGGCCTGCGAGAACGCGCAGGACATGGCGCACGAGTTCGGCATCGACGTACTGATCCCGATCGGCGGCGAGGGCACGCTGACGGCGGCGCGGATGCTGTCGGACGCGGGTCTGCCGGTGGTCGGCGTCCCGAAGACCATCGACAACGACATCTCCTCGACGGACCGCACGTTCGGCTTCGACACGGCCGTCGGGGTCGCCACGGAGGCGATGGACCGGCTGAAGACGACCGCCGAGTCCCATCAGCGGGTGATGGTCGTCGAGGTCATGGGCCGCCACGCGGGCTGGATCGCCCTGGAGTCGGGCATGGCGGCCGGCGCCCACGGCATCTGCCTGCCCGAGCGCGCGTTCGACCCGGCCAGTCTGGTGAAGATGGTCGAGGAGCGGTTCGCCCGCGGCAAGAAGTTCGCGGTGATCTGCGTCGCGGAGGGTGCCCACCCCGCCGAGGGCTCCATGGACTACGGCCACGGCGAGATCGACCAGTTCGGCCACGAGCGCTTCCAGGGCATCGGGGCGGCGCTCGCGTACGAGCTGGAGCGGCGCCTCGGCAAGGAGGCCAAGCCGGTCATTCTCGGTCACATCCAGCGCGGCGGCACCCCGACCGCGTACGACAGGGTGCTCGCCACGCGCTTCGGCTGGCACGCGGTCGAGGCCGCGCACCGGGCCGACTACGGACGGATGACCGCGCTGCGCGGCACGGATGTGGTGATGGTGCCGCTGGCGGAGGCGGTGACCGAGCTGAAGACGGTGCCGAAGGATCGGATGGACGAGGCGGAGTCGGTGTTCTAG
- a CDS encoding cation:dicarboxylate symporter family transporter has product MASTAHTAPTAPAKRDRTHYLYIAVIVAVALGIAVGLIAPDFAVELKPIGTGFVNLIKMMISPIIFCTIVLGIGSVRKAAKVGAVGGIALVYFLIMSLVALAIGLVVGNIVEPGTGLAVTDAIKETGQAQVSAEAKDTTEFLLGIIPTTIVSAFTGGEVLQTLLVALLAGFALQAMGDTGQPILRGIEHIQRLVFRILAMVMWAAPIGAFGAIAAVTGSAGLDALKSLAVLMIGFYVTCFLFVFIVLGALLKVVAGLNIFTLFKYLGREFLLILSTSSSESALPRLIAKMEHLGVSKPVVGITVPTGYSFNLDGTMIYMTMASLFIADAMGTPMAVGEQIALLLFLLVASKGAAGVTGAGLATLAGGLQSHKPALVDGIGLIVGIDRFMSEARALTNFAGNAVATVLIGTWTKEIDKERVNEVLAGHAPFDEATLLDDGHGAAAPAAAAEPEGEKELAKA; this is encoded by the coding sequence GTGGCCAGCACCGCCCATACGGCACCTACCGCACCCGCCAAGCGGGACCGCACGCACTACCTGTACATCGCCGTGATCGTGGCTGTGGCCCTCGGCATCGCCGTGGGTCTCATCGCCCCCGACTTCGCCGTCGAGCTGAAGCCCATCGGCACCGGCTTCGTGAACCTGATCAAGATGATGATCTCGCCGATCATCTTCTGCACGATCGTGCTGGGCATCGGCTCCGTACGGAAGGCCGCGAAGGTCGGCGCCGTCGGCGGTATCGCCCTGGTCTACTTCCTGATCATGTCGCTGGTGGCCCTCGCCATCGGTCTGGTCGTCGGCAACATCGTCGAGCCCGGCACGGGTCTCGCGGTCACCGACGCGATCAAGGAGACCGGTCAGGCGCAGGTCTCGGCCGAGGCGAAGGACACCACCGAGTTCCTCCTCGGCATCATCCCGACCACGATCGTCTCGGCGTTCACCGGTGGCGAGGTCCTGCAGACCCTGCTCGTCGCCCTGCTCGCCGGCTTCGCGCTCCAGGCCATGGGTGACACCGGCCAGCCGATCCTGCGCGGTATCGAGCACATCCAGCGCCTTGTCTTCCGCATCCTCGCCATGGTGATGTGGGCCGCCCCGATCGGTGCGTTCGGTGCCATCGCGGCCGTGACCGGTTCCGCGGGCCTCGACGCCCTCAAGAGCCTCGCCGTGCTGATGATCGGCTTCTACGTCACCTGCTTCCTCTTCGTCTTCATCGTCCTCGGCGCGCTGCTGAAGGTCGTCGCGGGACTGAACATCTTCACGCTCTTCAAGTACCTGGGCCGTGAGTTCCTGCTGATCCTGTCGACCTCCTCCTCCGAGTCCGCGCTGCCGCGTCTCATCGCGAAGATGGAGCACCTGGGTGTCAGCAAGCCCGTCGTCGGTATCACCGTCCCGACCGGCTACTCCTTCAACCTCGACGGCACCATGATCTACATGACCATGGCGTCCCTGTTCATCGCCGACGCCATGGGTACGCCGATGGCGGTCGGTGAGCAGATCGCGCTGCTGCTCTTCCTGCTGGTCGCCTCCAAGGGCGCGGCGGGTGTCACCGGTGCGGGTCTCGCCACCCTCGCGGGCGGCCTCCAGTCCCACAAGCCGGCCCTGGTGGACGGTATCGGCCTCATCGTCGGCATCGACCGCTTCATGAGCGAGGCCCGCGCCCTGACGAACTTCGCGGGCAACGCGGTCGCCACGGTCCTCATCGGTACGTGGACCAAGGAGATCGACAAGGAGCGGGTGAACGAGGTTCTCGCCGGGCACGCGCCGTTCGACGAGGCGACGCTGCTGGACGACGGTCACGGGGCGGCCGCGCCGGCCGCCGCCGCGGAGCCTGAGGGTGAGAAGGAGTTGGCCAAGGCCTAG
- a CDS encoding thioredoxin family protein: protein MIRVAGVAEVTDADFAAEVIGAELPVLVEFTADWCPPCRQMGPVLSALAAEEGERLKVVQLDVDTNPETTNAYRVLSMPTFMVFRDGEPVKAMVGARPKRRLLAELDEVL, encoded by the coding sequence GTGATCAGGGTGGCTGGCGTGGCCGAGGTGACGGACGCGGACTTCGCGGCGGAGGTGATCGGGGCGGAGCTGCCGGTGCTGGTGGAGTTCACCGCCGACTGGTGTCCGCCGTGCCGGCAGATGGGGCCGGTGCTCAGCGCCCTCGCCGCGGAGGAGGGCGAGCGGCTGAAGGTGGTGCAGCTGGACGTGGACACGAATCCGGAGACCACCAACGCCTACAGGGTGCTGTCGATGCCGACGTTCATGGTGTTCCGGGACGGTGAGCCGGTGAAGGCCATGGTGGGCGCCCGGCCCAAGCGGCGACTGCTGGCGGAACTGGACGAAGTGCTCTGA
- a CDS encoding PPOX class F420-dependent oxidoreductase, with protein MTKLDEHIRERLLAPNFWHLATVGVDGAPQVSPMWVDIEAEGERDSEVEYVMVNTSVGRVKEENLRRNPAVSLSHIDPDNPYDRAEIRGRVARFVEGAEAERAMDRLTRKYIGEDRYPWLLPGERRLMILIEPVRVRRVVGVEPFRPGKLG; from the coding sequence ATGACGAAGCTGGACGAGCACATACGCGAGCGCCTACTGGCCCCGAATTTCTGGCACTTGGCGACGGTGGGCGTGGACGGGGCGCCCCAGGTGTCACCCATGTGGGTGGACATCGAGGCCGAGGGCGAGCGGGACTCCGAGGTCGAGTACGTGATGGTGAACACGTCGGTGGGGCGCGTGAAGGAGGAGAACCTGCGGCGCAACCCGGCGGTCTCCCTGTCCCACATCGATCCCGACAACCCCTACGACCGGGCGGAGATCCGGGGCCGGGTGGCGCGTTTCGTGGAGGGCGCGGAGGCGGAGCGCGCGATGGACCGGCTCACCCGGAAGTACATCGGGGAGGACCGCTATCCGTGGCTCCTCCCCGGGGAACGGCGCCTGATGATCCTCATCGAGCCGGTACGGGTACGGCGGGTGGTGGGGGTGGAGCCGTTCCGGCCCGGGAAGTTGGGGTAG
- a CDS encoding helix-turn-helix domain-containing protein yields the protein MAEQPVVTAPPHPYVVRVHRRSAHERPPQHPQPYPQPFPEPQATDSTPPFNAPAARKLRIALGMGPEHVAYGMRSSFGLPYVTPDLVAAWERGTVAPTGPELTALAGVLWCSKGELISSPRTLREHRTARGIAAEDVARTVGLELSAYLRTEETGEWRGTERQSAALAVVLDLTLPELVVVTGREPRLRELLHSAVTTRWQGQVRPTARLLSLDRRLLEDVLREMHTDYQGLTTATLSWANGTAATDSGDAGRDYLDGVVDHFWSLVQRTTAH from the coding sequence GTGGCCGAACAGCCCGTAGTCACCGCACCCCCGCACCCCTACGTTGTGCGCGTGCACCGACGCTCAGCCCACGAACGGCCGCCTCAACACCCGCAGCCGTACCCGCAGCCTTTTCCGGAACCACAAGCCACCGACTCCACCCCACCCTTCAACGCCCCCGCCGCCCGAAAACTCCGTATCGCCCTCGGGATGGGACCCGAGCACGTCGCCTACGGAATGCGCTCCTCCTTCGGACTCCCGTACGTCACCCCGGACCTGGTCGCCGCCTGGGAACGCGGCACCGTCGCCCCCACCGGCCCCGAACTCACCGCGCTCGCGGGCGTGTTGTGGTGCTCGAAGGGTGAACTGATCAGCTCCCCGAGGACGTTGCGCGAGCACCGGACGGCCCGGGGGATCGCCGCCGAGGACGTCGCCCGGACGGTGGGGCTCGAACTCTCCGCGTATCTGCGGACGGAGGAGACCGGGGAGTGGCGCGGCACGGAGCGCCAGTCCGCCGCGCTCGCCGTCGTGCTCGACCTGACGCTCCCCGAACTCGTCGTCGTCACGGGACGCGAGCCGAGGCTCAGGGAACTGCTGCACAGCGCGGTGACCACCCGCTGGCAGGGGCAGGTCCGCCCCACCGCCAGGTTGCTGTCCCTCGACCGGCGCCTCCTGGAGGACGTCCTCCGCGAGATGCACACCGACTACCAGGGTCTGACGACCGCCACCCTCAGCTGGGCCAACGGCACCGCCGCGACCGACTCGGGCGATGCCGGCCGCGACTATCTGGACGGGGTCGTCGATCATTTCTGGTCACTGGTCCAGCGAACGACCGCCCACTGA
- a CDS encoding 5'-methylthioadenosine/S-adenosylhomocysteine nucleosidase: MPQTHPTALVLTALAVEYDAVRTHLTDIEELVHDDGTRVERGRIEGTSWTVAIAELGEGAMNTAALSTQLIGWLRPEALLFVGIAGGLKDDIGIGDVVVGTKVYGIHGGKQTPDGFRARPEVWHGSNRLVQAARSALRGMTDVVRGHRKPIACGDVVLADDRSALAEHIRLHYNDACAIEMEGSGAAHAAHLNGQLDALVIRGISDHADAAKHEADAKGSQQRAAAQAASVAVATLRKHRPRGGRHGSADTEEGPQRAGGGGDHIDLRGGTFYGPVIGKQTGHRP; this comes from the coding sequence GTGCCGCAGACTCACCCCACCGCCCTCGTCCTGACCGCGCTCGCGGTGGAGTACGACGCCGTTCGCACCCACCTGACGGACATCGAGGAACTCGTTCACGACGACGGGACCCGCGTGGAACGCGGCCGGATCGAGGGCACCTCGTGGACCGTGGCGATCGCCGAGCTGGGCGAGGGTGCCATGAACACGGCCGCACTCTCCACGCAGCTCATCGGCTGGCTCCGCCCGGAGGCACTGCTCTTCGTGGGCATCGCGGGCGGGCTCAAGGACGATATCGGGATCGGCGACGTCGTCGTGGGCACGAAGGTGTACGGCATCCACGGCGGCAAGCAGACCCCCGACGGCTTCCGGGCCCGCCCCGAGGTCTGGCACGGCTCGAACCGGCTGGTGCAGGCGGCCCGTTCCGCGCTGCGGGGCATGACCGACGTCGTACGGGGCCACCGCAAGCCGATCGCGTGCGGTGACGTCGTCCTCGCCGACGACAGGTCCGCCCTCGCCGAACACATCCGCCTGCACTACAACGACGCCTGCGCCATCGAGATGGAGGGCTCCGGCGCCGCCCACGCGGCCCACCTCAACGGCCAGTTGGACGCCCTCGTCATCCGGGGCATCAGCGACCACGCCGACGCCGCCAAGCACGAGGCCGACGCGAAGGGTTCACAGCAGCGGGCGGCAGCCCAGGCGGCGTCGGTGGCGGTGGCGACGCTACGGAAGCACCGGCCGCGCGGGGGCCGCCACGGCTCCGCCGACACCGAGGAGGGTCCCCAACGAGCCGGCGGAGGCGGCGACCACATCGACCTCCGGGGCGGCACCTTCTACGGCCCCGTCATCGGCAAACAGACCGGACACCGGCCGTAG
- a CDS encoding MerR family transcriptional regulator: protein MRIGELAERAGTTTRALRYYEARGLLPARRSGNGYRTYDEADLKLLRQIRTLQDFGFDLEETRPFVECLRAGHPEGDSCPASLAVYRRKLDELDALIGELAAVRASVGEQLTRAEHARKRLAAEAEVPGGPEPVCELGVGGGEL from the coding sequence ATGCGCATCGGGGAGCTGGCGGAGCGGGCCGGGACGACGACACGGGCGTTGCGGTACTACGAGGCGCGGGGGCTGTTGCCCGCGCGGCGGAGTGGGAACGGGTATCGGACGTACGACGAGGCGGATCTCAAACTGCTGCGGCAGATCCGGACCTTGCAGGACTTCGGGTTCGACCTGGAGGAGACGCGGCCGTTCGTGGAGTGTCTGCGGGCGGGGCACCCGGAGGGTGACTCGTGCCCGGCGTCGCTGGCGGTGTACCGGCGGAAGCTGGACGAACTCGACGCGCTGATCGGTGAGTTGGCGGCGGTGCGGGCGTCGGTCGGTGAGCAGTTGACGCGGGCCGAGCACGCGCGGAAGCGGCTGGCGGCCGAGGCGGAGGTTCCGGGCGGTCCGGAGCCCGTGTGTGAACTGGGCGTGGGAGGCGGGGAGTTGTGA
- a CDS encoding ATP-binding protein, producing MRVPSLLRPRSLAGQLFAVQAVLIAAVVAGYALFTYVSDRSQAEEAGTRQALAVAVTVADSPSVRAAIHTTEPTRRLQPYATEVQRHAGVDFVTIMTPGGIRWTHPNPDLIGEHFLGHIEKAQNGESFTETYTGSLGPSVRAVTPVMENGEVIGLVSAGIRVQAISDRVQEQLTALVGVAAGALALGGMGTYIVNARLRRHTHNMNAAELSNMHDYHQAALHAVREGLLMLDGQYRVALINDGARELLGVTDDAVGRSVAELGLPAPLTGALLSSEPRVDEVLLTAERVLVVNTSPVSGGQRRGAVVTLRDVTELQSLTGELDSERGFTQALRSQAHEAANRLHTVVSLIELGRSDEAIDFATAELELAQALTDKVVAAVSEPVLAALLLGKAAQANERGVELVVSEDSRIDDGLLPESLPARDLVTVLGNLIDNAVDAAQGSVGARVTVTAYTAEADEVDEVGQAAEVAERGDPDGGGAAEGSVLVLRVADTGAGVDPAHAEAVFERGFSTKPAGPGGRGLGLALVRQTARRHNGTLTVSEAAGGGAEFEVRLPLGSGGGDGAARGSVGHDAAVRDNDDDVRAPRATVAGGDDV from the coding sequence ATGCGCGTCCCGTCCCTTCTCCGTCCCCGCAGCCTGGCCGGTCAGCTCTTCGCCGTGCAGGCGGTGCTGATCGCGGCCGTCGTGGCCGGGTACGCGCTGTTCACGTACGTCAGCGACCGCAGCCAGGCGGAGGAGGCGGGAACCCGCCAGGCGCTGGCCGTGGCGGTCACGGTGGCCGACTCCCCCTCGGTCCGGGCGGCGATCCACACGACCGAGCCGACAAGGCGGCTCCAGCCGTACGCCACGGAGGTGCAGCGGCACGCCGGGGTCGACTTCGTCACGATCATGACCCCGGGCGGCATCCGCTGGACGCATCCCAACCCGGATCTGATCGGCGAGCACTTCCTCGGCCACATAGAGAAGGCCCAGAACGGCGAGTCCTTCACCGAGACCTACACCGGCAGCCTCGGCCCGTCGGTCCGCGCGGTCACCCCGGTCATGGAGAACGGGGAGGTCATCGGCCTGGTCAGCGCCGGTATCCGGGTCCAGGCGATCAGCGACCGCGTCCAGGAGCAGCTGACCGCCCTGGTCGGGGTGGCCGCCGGCGCCCTGGCGCTCGGTGGCATGGGCACGTACATCGTGAACGCCCGGCTGCGCCGCCACACGCACAACATGAACGCGGCCGAGCTGAGCAATATGCACGACTACCACCAGGCCGCCCTGCACGCCGTGCGCGAGGGTCTGCTGATGCTGGACGGGCAGTACCGGGTGGCGCTCATCAACGACGGGGCGCGGGAGCTGCTGGGGGTGACGGACGACGCGGTCGGCCGCTCGGTGGCCGAGCTGGGCCTGCCCGCCCCGCTGACGGGCGCCCTGCTCTCCTCCGAGCCCCGGGTGGACGAGGTGCTCCTGACCGCCGAACGGGTGCTGGTGGTGAACACCTCCCCGGTCTCCGGCGGCCAGCGCCGGGGCGCGGTGGTCACCCTGCGGGACGTCACCGAGCTGCAGTCCCTCACGGGCGAGCTGGACTCCGAACGCGGCTTCACCCAGGCGCTGCGCTCCCAGGCGCACGAGGCCGCCAACCGCCTGCACACGGTCGTCTCGCTCATCGAGCTGGGCCGCTCGGACGAGGCGATCGACTTCGCGACGGCCGAACTGGAACTGGCACAGGCCCTGACGGACAAGGTCGTGGCGGCGGTCAGCGAGCCGGTGCTCGCCGCCCTGCTGCTGGGCAAGGCCGCCCAGGCGAACGAGCGGGGCGTGGAACTGGTGGTCTCGGAGGACAGCCGTATCGACGACGGCCTGCTCCCCGAGTCCCTCCCCGCCCGCGACCTGGTCACGGTCCTGGGCAACCTGATCGACAACGCGGTGGACGCGGCCCAGGGCTCGGTGGGGGCGCGGGTGACGGTGACGGCCTATACGGCCGAGGCGGACGAGGTGGACGAGGTGGGCCAGGCTGCCGAGGTGGCCGAGCGGGGCGACCCGGACGGCGGCGGGGCGGCGGAGGGCTCCGTGCTGGTGCTGCGGGTGGCGGACACGGGGGCCGGTGTGGATCCGGCCCACGCGGAGGCGGTCTTCGAGCGCGGCTTCTCGACGAAGCCGGCGGGGCCGGGCGGGCGGGGCCTGGGCCTGGCCCTCGTACGGCAGACCGCGCGCCGCCACAACGGCACGCTGACGGTGTCGGAGGCGGCCGGGGGCGGGGCCGAGTTCGAGGTACGGCTGCCGCTGGGCTCGGGCGGCGGCGACGGGGCGGCGCGGGGCTCCGTGGGGCATGATGCCGCGGTGCGGGACAACGACGACGATGTCCGGGCCCCTCGGGCCACTGTGGCTGGAGGCGACGACGTATGA
- a CDS encoding response regulator: protein MTKAGSDPIRVLVVEDDPVAADAHMMYVGRVPGFTAVGKAHTGAEARRALDRLPVDLLLLDLHLPDVHGLQLARSLRAAGHHADVIAVTSARDLTVVREGVSLGVVQYVLKPFTFATLRDRLVRYAEFHAAAGEASGQDEVDRALATLRAPGPAALPKGLSAPTLERVTVTLRDADEGLTAAGVAEAVGISRITARRYLEHLVDAGRAARSPQYGQVGRPELQYRWVKG from the coding sequence ATGACGAAGGCCGGGTCCGACCCCATCAGAGTCCTGGTCGTCGAGGACGATCCCGTGGCCGCCGACGCGCACATGATGTACGTCGGCCGGGTTCCCGGCTTCACGGCGGTCGGCAAGGCCCACACGGGCGCGGAGGCGCGGCGCGCGCTGGACCGGTTGCCCGTGGACCTGCTGCTGCTGGACCTCCACCTGCCGGATGTGCACGGTCTGCAGCTGGCCCGCTCCCTGCGGGCGGCCGGTCACCACGCGGACGTGATAGCGGTGACGTCGGCGCGGGACCTGACGGTGGTCCGGGAGGGCGTCTCGCTGGGCGTCGTCCAGTACGTCCTCAAACCCTTCACTTTCGCAACCCTCCGTGACCGTCTCGTGCGCTACGCCGAGTTCCACGCGGCGGCGGGCGAGGCGAGCGGCCAGGACGAGGTGGACCGTGCCCTGGCCACCCTGCGCGCCCCGGGCCCCGCCGCCCTCCCGAAGGGCCTGAGCGCCCCCACGCTGGAACGCGTGACGGTGACCCTCCGGGACGCCGACGAGGGCCTGACGGCCGCCGGTGTCGCCGAGGCGGTCGGCATCTCCCGCATCACGGCCCGCCGCTATCTGGAACACCTGGTGGACGCGGGTCGGGCGGCCCGGAGCCCGCAGTACGGGCAGGTGGGGCGGCCGGAGCTGCAGTACCGGTGGGTGAAGGGCTAG
- a CDS encoding ATP-binding protein → MKAALLTALAEGACGDDGRRAVGALARAVGLEAGASVTEVAEAVRDIARDPVRRDAVREWGERLAGLLADDSTVAGAVAAAMERHTPGSGAAWYGGDHSDFRGGLFLREAIGVQVVIQIGGVVAAPEAMGSLPPRPVGFTGRDGETAALLRALDASAAVLVSAVSGLGGIGKTALAVETAHLACAEGRFPGGVLFVDLHGYDEVPVTADQALRSSLRALGVPAERIPAEADDRAGLYRSLLAERGTARGAVLVLADNASSPDQVRPLLPGDHRHRVLVTSRDRLTQLGARLVPLDQLTPEHARELLDLALRTAEPGDGRVTDDIGAAGRLVGLCGHLPLALQIAAALLVENPGMPVAALADDLAASRDRLAHLDDGERSVRAAFELSYRRLPPRQARLSRLLALAPGPEVSDEVAAVLVGAEDPPAGELRALARAHLVERGAGHGWWRLHDLVRAFGMAVGSREEGEAARERVLDFYCRWAYAAVARLSWLPGKAEPERFTTRGEALGWLDGERAGLVAAAQWVREERFAGTAVRLAVCLGEYLGLRRYFDDWITVADAAREAAHRSGDRVGEAMAGNSLGLALRDAGRAEEAILAHARAVDVHRATGNLHREAETRNNLGLALRDADRVGEAIAAHRHARDLHRAIGNRRGMARAWNNLGSALKEAGRAEGAIVAYTHARELHRAIGNRHGEGRAWANLGIVLYEAGQVGEASDAYGRALEIFREFEDWYEAGQTLHSLAGAHEDAGRPAEARAHWLKAADAYTRANAPTEAARATAAAESLIPSPPHPKRTPHPTAEPPPHTAESPASSK, encoded by the coding sequence ATGAAAGCGGCGTTGCTGACCGCCCTGGCCGAGGGCGCGTGCGGGGATGACGGGCGCCGGGCGGTGGGGGCGCTGGCGCGGGCGGTCGGGCTGGAGGCCGGGGCTTCGGTGACGGAGGTTGCCGAGGCGGTACGGGACATCGCACGGGACCCGGTGCGGCGGGATGCCGTACGGGAGTGGGGTGAGCGGCTGGCCGGCCTGCTTGCCGACGATTCCACGGTCGCGGGTGCCGTCGCGGCGGCCATGGAGCGGCATACGCCGGGGAGCGGGGCGGCCTGGTACGGCGGGGATCACTCCGACTTCCGGGGCGGGCTCTTCCTGCGGGAGGCGATCGGCGTCCAGGTGGTGATCCAGATCGGGGGAGTCGTTGCCGCGCCGGAGGCGATGGGCTCGCTGCCGCCGAGGCCGGTCGGGTTCACCGGGCGGGACGGTGAGACGGCCGCGTTGCTGCGCGCGTTGGACGCGTCGGCGGCGGTCCTCGTCAGCGCGGTGTCGGGGCTCGGCGGCATAGGGAAGACCGCGCTCGCCGTGGAGACCGCGCATCTGGCGTGCGCGGAGGGGCGGTTTCCGGGCGGGGTGCTCTTCGTCGACCTGCATGGATACGACGAGGTGCCGGTCACCGCTGATCAGGCGCTCCGGTCGTCGCTGCGGGCGCTCGGGGTTCCGGCGGAGCGGATCCCGGCCGAGGCGGACGACCGGGCGGGCCTTTACCGGTCCCTGCTCGCGGAGCGGGGGACGGCGCGAGGGGCGGTGCTGGTGCTCGCCGACAACGCCTCGTCGCCGGACCAGGTACGGCCGCTCCTGCCGGGCGACCACCGGCATCGGGTGCTGGTCACCTCCCGCGACCGGCTCACCCAACTCGGCGCCCGGCTCGTACCGTTGGACCAGCTCACCCCGGAGCACGCCAGGGAACTCCTCGATCTCGCCCTCCGGACCGCCGAACCCGGGGACGGCCGTGTCACGGACGACATCGGCGCGGCCGGGCGACTGGTCGGCCTGTGCGGACACCTGCCGCTCGCACTCCAGATCGCGGCGGCGCTGCTGGTGGAGAACCCGGGCATGCCGGTCGCGGCACTCGCCGACGACCTCGCGGCATCGCGTGACCGGCTCGCCCACCTCGACGACGGAGAGCGCAGCGTCCGCGCGGCCTTCGAGCTGTCGTACCGCCGGCTGCCGCCCCGGCAGGCCCGGCTGTCCCGTCTGCTGGCGCTCGCACCGGGGCCCGAGGTGAGCGACGAGGTCGCCGCCGTGCTGGTGGGGGCCGAGGATCCTCCGGCGGGGGAACTGCGGGCGCTGGCTCGTGCGCATCTTGTCGAGCGGGGCGCAGGGCACGGCTGGTGGCGGTTGCACGACCTGGTGCGGGCGTTCGGGATGGCCGTGGGATCGCGGGAGGAGGGGGAGGCGGCGCGGGAGCGGGTGCTGGACTTCTACTGCCGGTGGGCGTACGCCGCTGTTGCCCGGTTGTCGTGGCTGCCGGGGAAGGCGGAGCCCGAGCGGTTCACCACCCGGGGCGAGGCGCTGGGGTGGTTGGACGGGGAGCGGGCGGGGCTGGTGGCGGCGGCCCAGTGGGTACGGGAGGAGCGGTTCGCCGGGACCGCTGTGCGGTTGGCCGTGTGCCTGGGGGAGTATCTGGGCCTGCGGCGGTACTTCGACGACTGGATCACCGTCGCCGATGCCGCGCGGGAGGCCGCGCATCGCTCCGGGGACCGCGTCGGCGAGGCCATGGCGGGCAACAGCCTCGGCCTGGCCCTGCGGGACGCCGGCCGGGCGGAAGAGGCGATCCTCGCTCATGCCCGCGCTGTGGATGTGCACCGGGCCACGGGGAACCTGCACCGCGAGGCCGAGACACGGAACAACCTCGGCCTCGCCCTGCGGGACGCGGATCGAGTCGGGGAGGCGATCGCCGCCCACCGCCACGCCCGTGACCTGCACCGGGCCATCGGGAACCGGCGGGGTATGGCCAGGGCGTGGAACAACCTGGGCAGCGCGCTGAAAGAGGCGGGCCGGGCGGAGGGGGCGATCGTCGCCTACACCCACGCCCGTGAGCTGCATCGGGCCATCGGGAACCGTCATGGCGAGGGCAGGGCGTGGGCCAACCTCGGCATCGTCCTGTACGAGGCGGGCCAGGTGGGGGAGGCGAGCGACGCGTACGGCAGGGCCCTGGAGATCTTCCGGGAGTTCGAGGACTGGTACGAGGCGGGCCAGACCCTGCACAGCCTTGCCGGTGCCCACGAGGACGCCGGCCGCCCCGCCGAGGCCCGCGCCCACTGGCTCAAGGCCGCCGACGCCTACACCCGAGCCAACGCCCCCACCGAAGCCGCCCGTGCGACCGCCGCGGCCGAATCCCTCATCCCTTCACCGCCCCACCCAAAGCGAACCCCCCACCCAACCGCCGAGCCACCCCCACATACAGCAGAATCACCGGCGTCGAGCAAATGA